One Phycisphaerae bacterium RAS2 DNA window includes the following coding sequences:
- the rbsB gene encoding D-ribose-binding periplasmic protein precursor, translated as MQRIRIALPAVLLLALSCDSKPDASGGAASSRPAGAKRIGVSLLTVQHAFYQELRAGLEDEARKLGYELRITSGEFDAARQVNQIDEFLVQKLDAIVVCPCDSRSVGASIRAANDANVPVFTADIASTSPLGKVVSHIASDNVAGGRKAADLMAKALGGKGKVAILSHPEVASVSARVEGFRKQIAATPGVTLAAELSADGKRDKAVRVMEDLLQSHGDLAGVFAINDDCALGALAAIESAGKLGKIAIVGYDATPEARAKIKAGAIYGDVIQNPREIGRLTLQAIHDHFNGRTPAAVIPVDVGVFTQDTP; from the coding sequence ATGCAGCGAATCAGGATCGCGTTACCGGCTGTCTTGCTTCTTGCACTCTCCTGCGACTCGAAGCCTGACGCAAGCGGTGGTGCGGCGAGCAGTCGTCCTGCAGGTGCGAAGCGCATCGGTGTTTCGCTGCTCACGGTTCAACACGCGTTCTATCAGGAACTGCGTGCCGGGCTGGAGGACGAGGCCAGGAAACTCGGCTACGAACTGCGCATCACCAGCGGCGAATTTGACGCGGCCCGGCAGGTCAACCAGATCGACGAGTTTCTCGTACAGAAGCTCGATGCCATCGTCGTCTGCCCGTGCGATTCGCGCAGCGTCGGCGCGAGCATCCGCGCGGCCAACGACGCAAACGTTCCCGTCTTCACCGCCGACATCGCCAGCACCTCGCCGCTCGGAAAGGTCGTCTCGCACATCGCGTCGGACAACGTCGCCGGCGGGCGAAAGGCGGCGGATCTGATGGCGAAGGCCCTCGGCGGCAAAGGCAAAGTCGCCATTCTGTCGCACCCCGAAGTCGCCAGCGTCAGCGCCCGCGTCGAGGGCTTCCGAAAGCAAATCGCAGCGACGCCGGGCGTAACGCTCGCCGCCGAACTGTCGGCCGACGGCAAGCGCGACAAAGCCGTGCGCGTCATGGAGGACTTGCTCCAATCACACGGCGACCTCGCCGGCGTATTCGCCATCAACGACGATTGCGCGCTGGGCGCGCTCGCGGCCATCGAGTCGGCGGGCAAGCTCGGCAAGATCGCCATCGTCGGCTACGACGCCACGCCCGAAGCAAGGGCGAAGATCAAAGCGGGCGCAATCTACGGCGACGTGATTCAGAACCCGCGCGAAATCGGGCGACTCACGCTTCAGGCCATTCACGATCACTTTAACGGCCGAACACCGGCCGCCGTGATTCCCGTTGACGTCGGCGTCTTTACCCAGGACACGCCCTGA
- the lptB gene encoding Lipopolysaccharide export system ATP-binding protein LptB: MNHSNPLLKTIDLVKSYSGRMVVNKVGFYVNQGEIVGLLGRNGAGKTTSFRMTMGIVTPDAGQVLFKGEDISRLHMYQRARKGLGYLSQENSVFIRLTVEQNLLAILEMLPGLSGAERRKRAAALMEQFGLARNAKQEARTLSGGERRKLEIARALVTQPAIILLDEPFSGVDPIAVQDLQREISHLKNDLGLSILLTDHNVRQTLEVTDRSYIIHEGRVIAEGSPRALINDQTVRDAYLGTTFRGDEFDHRPTGPTPAGAAHSSAS; encoded by the coding sequence ATGAATCACAGCAACCCGCTGCTCAAGACAATTGACTTGGTCAAGAGTTACAGTGGCCGCATGGTCGTGAACAAGGTCGGGTTTTACGTGAATCAGGGGGAGATTGTCGGTCTACTGGGCCGCAACGGCGCCGGAAAAACGACAAGTTTCAGAATGACGATGGGCATCGTCACGCCGGACGCGGGGCAGGTGCTCTTCAAAGGGGAAGACATTTCCCGGCTGCACATGTACCAGCGCGCCCGCAAGGGCCTGGGCTACCTGTCGCAGGAAAACAGCGTCTTCATCCGTTTGACCGTCGAACAGAATCTACTCGCCATCCTGGAGATGCTGCCAGGGCTTTCCGGAGCCGAGCGCCGCAAGCGCGCCGCCGCGTTGATGGAGCAGTTCGGCCTCGCGCGGAATGCCAAACAGGAGGCACGAACGCTATCGGGCGGCGAGCGGCGCAAGCTCGAAATCGCCCGCGCGCTGGTCACCCAACCCGCCATCATCCTGCTCGACGAGCCGTTCAGCGGCGTTGATCCCATCGCGGTGCAGGACCTGCAACGCGAAATCTCCCACCTGAAGAATGATCTGGGCTTGTCGATCCTGCTGACGGATCACAACGTTCGTCAGACGCTGGAAGTGACGGACCGCAGCTACATCATTCACGAGGGCCGCGTCATCGCCGAAGGTTCCCCCCGGGCGCTGATCAACGACCAGACGGTCCGCGACGCTTACCTCGGCACGACGTTCCGCGGCGACGAGTTTGACCATCGCCCGACCGGCCCCACGCCTGCCGGAGCGGCTCACTCATCCGCGTCGTAG
- the argF_1 gene encoding Ornithine carbamoyltransferase, translated as MSEETVDTLIRRLGDIKTAFYNKDFLRTWDHTQPELTAVLTAAEALHGLYRAGTSCRVFESGLAVSIFRDQSTRTRFSFAKAASLLGLTPQDLDEGKSQIAHGETVRETANMVSFLAETIGIRDDIFLGEGHKYMKEVAHSVDEGFREGVLPQRPAVVNLQCDEDHPTQAMADLLHLKRTFGSLEALRGKKIAMTWAYSPSYGKPLSVPQAIITLMSRYGMNVMLAHPEGYDLIGDTLKVSERHAKESGGSFARVHDMAEAFRDADVVYPKSWAPFAVMEQRTKILRARENDKLAALEKECLANNAKFKNWECTDKLMSVTRGGKALYMHCLPADITGVSCKEGEVSADVFERYRLTTYREASYKPFIIAAMILLARFENPAAVLTSLASERDARRM; from the coding sequence ATGTCCGAAGAAACGGTTGACACGTTGATCCGCCGACTCGGCGACATCAAGACAGCATTCTATAACAAGGACTTCCTCCGCACTTGGGACCACACCCAGCCGGAGCTGACGGCTGTGCTGACCGCCGCCGAGGCGCTGCACGGGCTGTATCGCGCGGGGACGAGCTGCCGCGTGTTCGAGAGCGGCCTGGCCGTGAGCATCTTCCGCGATCAGTCGACCCGCACGCGGTTCAGCTTCGCCAAAGCCGCGAGCCTGCTGGGCCTCACCCCGCAGGACCTCGACGAGGGTAAGAGTCAGATCGCCCACGGCGAAACCGTCCGCGAGACGGCCAACATGGTGTCGTTCCTGGCGGAGACGATCGGCATTCGCGACGACATCTTTCTCGGCGAAGGCCACAAGTACATGAAAGAGGTCGCCCACTCGGTGGACGAAGGCTTCCGCGAGGGCGTGCTGCCGCAGCGGCCAGCGGTGGTGAATCTGCAATGCGATGAGGACCACCCGACGCAGGCGATGGCCGATCTGCTGCACCTGAAGCGCACGTTCGGCTCGCTGGAGGCCCTGCGCGGCAAGAAGATCGCGATGACCTGGGCCTACAGCCCGTCGTACGGCAAGCCGCTGTCGGTGCCGCAGGCGATTATTACACTGATGTCGCGATATGGCATGAACGTCATGCTGGCCCATCCCGAGGGTTACGATCTGATCGGCGACACGCTGAAGGTGTCCGAGCGGCACGCGAAGGAGAGCGGCGGCAGTTTCGCGCGGGTGCACGACATGGCCGAGGCATTTCGCGATGCGGACGTGGTTTATCCCAAGAGCTGGGCGCCGTTCGCGGTGATGGAGCAGCGGACGAAGATTCTTCGCGCGCGGGAGAATGACAAGCTGGCAGCGCTGGAGAAGGAGTGCCTCGCCAACAACGCGAAGTTCAAGAACTGGGAATGCACCGACAAATTGATGAGCGTGACGCGCGGCGGAAAGGCGCTGTACATGCACTGCCTGCCCGCCGATATCACCGGCGTCTCATGCAAAGAGGGCGAGGTCTCGGCAGACGTGTTCGAGCGCTATCGCCTGACGACCTATCGCGAGGCGTCGTACAAGCCGTTCATCATCGCGGCGATGATCCTGCTGGCACGATTCGAGAATCCCGCGGCGGTGTTAACTTCGCTGGCGAGCGAACGGGATGCAAGACGAATGTAA
- the prkC_1 gene encoding Serine/threonine-protein kinase PrkC, translating into MFVRELGTGAGTRVTLMRDAKDGKHYCKKSVSASAENWQSQVRQLKNEFDIGVLNSHAVLRKTVEYGIVKRKLRAIEAYNLLEFVEGVPLDKFAEASALPLVIKVFWHVADGLHDLHRRGFIHADLKPQNILCAKNGRPTIIDFGQACAMLTRKERIQGTKDFIAKEQVERLALDQRTDVFGLGATMHRVFLGRSVETELNSSATSKAGVSLDRWRNPNLDSSQQLDPTLIKLIEDCCQPERGNRPDNMQLVKDRLEVSFDRLAKTA; encoded by the coding sequence ATGTTCGTGCGTGAGCTGGGAACCGGCGCCGGGACCCGCGTGACCCTCATGCGCGACGCCAAGGACGGCAAGCACTACTGCAAGAAGTCGGTCTCGGCCTCGGCGGAGAACTGGCAGTCGCAGGTTCGCCAGTTGAAGAACGAGTTCGACATCGGCGTGCTGAACAGCCACGCCGTCCTTCGCAAAACGGTGGAGTACGGGATCGTCAAGCGAAAGCTGCGCGCGATCGAGGCGTACAACCTGCTGGAATTCGTCGAGGGCGTTCCGCTCGACAAGTTTGCCGAGGCTTCGGCCCTGCCGCTGGTCATCAAAGTATTCTGGCACGTCGCCGACGGCCTGCACGACCTGCACCGCCGTGGGTTCATTCATGCCGACCTCAAACCGCAGAACATTCTCTGCGCGAAGAATGGCCGCCCGACGATCATCGACTTCGGCCAGGCCTGCGCGATGCTTACGCGCAAAGAGCGCATTCAGGGAACGAAAGACTTCATTGCCAAGGAGCAGGTCGAGCGATTGGCGCTGGACCAGCGGACCGACGTGTTCGGCCTCGGCGCGACGATGCATCGCGTGTTTCTGGGCCGTTCGGTGGAAACGGAGTTGAACAGTTCCGCGACGAGCAAGGCGGGCGTCAGCCTCGACCGGTGGCGGAATCCGAATCTGGATTCTTCCCAGCAGCTCGATCCCACGCTGATCAAGTTGATCGAAGATTGCTGCCAGCCCGAGCGCGGCAATCGTCCTGACAACATGCAGCTCGTGAAGGATCGCCTTGAGGTGTCCTTCGACCGCCTGGCGAAGACGGCTTAG
- the lepB gene encoding Signal peptidase I, with translation MVGEGRGRLNSGRRTGLFRGFRFAFRTTMTATATQTDPPTASAANSPSVSGPPAPPRDGIRDTIESIVVAFILAFVFRAFVVEAFVIPTGSMAPGLYGLHAQHRCEMCKYPFVYGVRETLQLPGGYRQDGTLDAPLGFGVRCPNCSWAGAGNNQLNRTPQTRIVPDAGDRILVHKWAYDIGGPLLGPKRWDVVVFKDPQDGDTNYIKRMLGLPGEVLEIINGDLYTAPISKVPRDILDALSHPPPKGNPSARRLTPAQEKILSQQLRIQRKTPVAQKSLWMIHYDHDYPPAAKAAPTEPMFDPPMWVPETSGAPGESAAAEGGAKFGWDANTPIVRFVPEGKETKWLRLTGRRIQDHYAYNDVTAGAVPTQHDVGDVKLSFVLWPGPTDGELALSLARGPDEFRAIIHTDGTLILDRSDKGPVRIELSRAKIDPLRSGQPVTVEFENLDYRVALRINDREVLASTDQQYAPDLDRLLERPYQDGRYNRAEVRMGATGTPMEIRHLVVHRDVFYRSDFTLDGGGPSRQRNEYAQYPAWGTANNPILLREDPREYFCCGDNSPQSKDSRLWWEVAPFLVERGNYSYGTVPEDQLIGRAFFVYWPGGLRISEGSPPIIPNFGRMRIIR, from the coding sequence ATGGTCGGGGAGGGAAGGGGGCGGCTGAATTCCGGCCGACGCACCGGGCTGTTTCGAGGCTTTCGTTTCGCGTTCCGCACCACCATGACTGCCACCGCGACCCAGACTGATCCACCTACCGCGAGCGCTGCCAACTCGCCCTCGGTATCCGGACCCCCGGCTCCGCCGCGCGACGGCATCCGCGACACGATCGAATCGATCGTCGTGGCGTTCATCCTCGCGTTTGTGTTCCGGGCGTTTGTTGTTGAGGCGTTTGTCATCCCCACGGGGTCCATGGCGCCGGGGCTGTACGGTCTGCACGCGCAGCACCGCTGCGAAATGTGCAAGTATCCATTTGTCTATGGAGTCCGCGAGACGCTGCAACTGCCCGGCGGCTACCGGCAGGACGGCACGCTCGATGCCCCGCTGGGCTTCGGCGTGCGATGCCCGAATTGCAGCTGGGCCGGCGCGGGCAACAACCAGCTCAATCGAACGCCGCAAACGCGCATCGTCCCCGATGCCGGCGACCGCATCCTTGTTCACAAGTGGGCCTACGACATCGGCGGTCCGCTGCTCGGTCCGAAGCGCTGGGACGTCGTCGTGTTCAAGGACCCGCAGGACGGCGACACCAATTACATCAAGCGCATGCTCGGCCTGCCCGGCGAAGTGCTGGAGATAATCAATGGCGATCTGTACACCGCGCCGATCAGCAAGGTGCCCAGGGACATCCTCGATGCCTTGTCGCACCCACCGCCAAAGGGCAATCCGTCGGCGCGGCGGCTGACTCCCGCGCAGGAGAAAATCCTCTCCCAACAGCTGCGCATCCAGCGAAAGACGCCCGTCGCGCAGAAGTCACTGTGGATGATTCACTACGACCACGACTACCCGCCGGCCGCGAAAGCCGCTCCCACCGAGCCGATGTTCGACCCGCCGATGTGGGTTCCCGAAACAAGCGGCGCGCCGGGTGAGTCAGCCGCGGCCGAGGGCGGCGCAAAGTTCGGCTGGGACGCCAATACGCCCATTGTGCGCTTTGTCCCGGAAGGCAAGGAAACAAAATGGCTTCGGCTCACGGGTCGCCGCATTCAGGACCACTATGCCTACAACGATGTAACGGCTGGAGCGGTGCCGACCCAGCACGACGTGGGCGATGTGAAGTTGAGTTTTGTTCTCTGGCCGGGCCCAACCGATGGGGAGCTTGCGCTGTCGCTGGCGCGCGGGCCGGATGAGTTTCGCGCGATCATTCACACCGACGGCACGCTCATTCTCGATCGGTCCGACAAAGGCCCGGTGCGGATTGAACTCTCCCGCGCGAAGATCGACCCGCTGCGGTCCGGCCAGCCGGTCACCGTTGAGTTTGAGAACCTTGATTACCGCGTGGCGCTTCGAATCAACGACCGCGAAGTGCTTGCGTCAACGGACCAGCAATACGCGCCCGATCTCGATCGCCTGCTTGAGAGGCCCTATCAGGACGGCCGTTACAACCGCGCGGAAGTTCGAATGGGAGCGACGGGCACGCCGATGGAAATCCGCCACCTGGTCGTGCACCGCGATGTGTTCTATCGCTCGGACTTCACGCTTGACGGCGGCGGACCTTCGCGCCAGCGCAACGAATACGCGCAATACCCCGCCTGGGGCACCGCGAACAACCCGATCCTGCTGCGTGAAGACCCCCGTGAGTACTTCTGCTGCGGCGACAACAGCCCGCAAAGCAAGGACTCGCGCTTGTGGTGGGAGGTTGCGCCGTTCCTCGTCGAGCGCGGGAACTACTCCTACGGAACCGTGCCCGAAGATCAATTGATCGGCCGCGCGTTCTTTGTGTACTGGCCGGGCGGCTTGCGCATTTCAGAAGGCTCGCCGCCGATCATTCCCAACTTCGGTCGCATGCGCATCATCCGATAA
- the rbsA gene encoding Ribose import ATP-binding protein RbsA, producing MTDAPPLLRFVGVGKSFPGVRALDGVSFDARAGEIHAVVGENGAGKSTLMKILSGVHQPDDGRVEIDGRPVRLVDARAAQCLGIAIVHQEFNLARHLSVAENVFLGRWPRRAMTGLIDFPVLCRRACDLLSSLGIELDVSLPVEALSVARQQMVEIARALSLDARVLILDEPSAVLTPAELQSLFVLLRQLRARSVGILYISHRLEEIFDLADRVTVLRDGRHISTRPIADVTRDGLIHEMVGRTLDEEFPPRASRPGDFVLRVRDLTAPRRFEAVTFDVRAGEVFGLTGLVGSGRSSVMQAIFGACPVSCGSVAVGSSRGPFHSPRGAMAAGVAYLPEDRKRHGLLLDRPIRENVTLANLGAYTRGGLLNSSRERVSVARHARRLRFREEALESAARTFSGGNQQKLLLARWLDRTCRVMLLDEPTRGVDIGAKVEIYALINELAAQGLAVVIASSELPEVIGMCDRIGVLCRGRLAGVLDNARRDATQEQVMALAVGGGETVE from the coding sequence ATGACCGATGCCCCACCGTTGCTGCGATTCGTCGGCGTGGGCAAGTCGTTCCCCGGCGTTCGCGCGCTGGACGGTGTGTCGTTCGACGCCCGCGCCGGTGAGATTCATGCCGTCGTCGGCGAGAACGGCGCTGGTAAATCGACATTGATGAAAATCCTATCGGGCGTGCATCAGCCCGATGACGGCCGCGTCGAGATCGACGGGCGACCGGTCCGGCTCGTCGACGCCCGCGCCGCGCAGTGCCTCGGCATCGCCATCGTGCACCAGGAATTCAACCTCGCGCGACACCTGTCCGTCGCAGAGAACGTCTTCCTCGGTCGCTGGCCGCGCCGCGCCATGACCGGCCTGATTGACTTTCCGGTCCTGTGCCGTCGCGCCTGCGACCTGTTGTCGTCACTCGGCATCGAGCTGGATGTCAGCCTGCCGGTCGAGGCGCTCTCGGTAGCCCGGCAGCAAATGGTCGAGATCGCGCGGGCGCTGTCGCTGGATGCCCGTGTGCTGATTCTCGACGAACCGTCGGCCGTGCTGACGCCGGCGGAGCTTCAATCGCTCTTCGTCCTGCTGCGACAACTCCGCGCGCGCAGCGTCGGCATCCTTTACATCTCGCATCGCCTGGAGGAAATCTTCGACCTGGCGGATCGCGTCACCGTCCTGCGCGACGGCCGCCACATCAGCACGCGACCGATCGCCGACGTCACACGCGACGGACTGATCCACGAGATGGTCGGCCGAACGCTGGACGAGGAGTTTCCCCCGCGCGCGTCCAGGCCGGGCGACTTTGTACTGCGAGTGCGTGACCTTACCGCGCCGCGTCGCTTCGAGGCGGTGACGTTCGACGTGCGCGCGGGCGAAGTGTTCGGGTTGACCGGCCTCGTCGGCAGCGGGCGCTCTTCCGTGATGCAGGCGATTTTTGGCGCGTGCCCCGTTTCATGCGGGAGCGTGGCCGTGGGATCATCGCGCGGGCCGTTCCATTCGCCGCGCGGCGCGATGGCCGCGGGCGTGGCCTACCTGCCCGAGGATCGCAAGCGCCACGGCCTGCTTCTGGACCGGCCGATCCGCGAGAACGTCACGCTCGCCAATCTCGGTGCGTACACCCGCGGTGGGCTGCTGAATTCATCCCGCGAGCGTGTGTCCGTCGCTCGCCACGCACGGCGACTGCGATTCCGCGAGGAAGCGTTGGAGTCTGCCGCGCGGACGTTCAGCGGCGGGAATCAGCAGAAGCTGCTCCTGGCACGCTGGCTGGATCGCACCTGTCGCGTCATGCTGCTCGACGAGCCGACGCGCGGCGTGGATATCGGCGCGAAGGTAGAAATCTACGCGTTGATAAATGAACTCGCCGCGCAAGGTCTGGCCGTCGTGATCGCTTCGTCGGAGTTGCCCGAGGTCATCGGCATGTGCGACCGAATCGGCGTCTTGTGCCGTGGTCGCCTTGCGGGCGTGCTGGACAACGCCCGGCGCGATGCAACCCAGGAACAGGTGATGGCTTTGGCGGTCGGAGGCGGTGAAACTGTCGAATAG
- the dfa5 gene encoding Putative diflavin flavoprotein A 5, which yields MALDSTGQEHVARALGRIPSGCSILTVAVGNRRTGVLVSWAQQAAFEPPMVSVGVKKGRPVEQLIDAAGQFVLNLLGENPSAMFKHFGRGFALEEDAFAGLAVEAVPGGVAIPDRVARLSVAVRQKVDAGDHWLYVGEIIDADGGADGAKPYVHLRKNGLSY from the coding sequence ATGGCTCTGGATTCAACGGGACAGGAACACGTCGCCCGCGCGCTGGGTCGGATCCCCAGCGGATGTTCGATTCTCACTGTCGCTGTGGGCAACCGCCGGACCGGCGTGCTCGTGTCGTGGGCGCAGCAGGCCGCGTTCGAGCCGCCGATGGTATCCGTCGGCGTGAAGAAGGGCCGGCCGGTTGAGCAATTGATCGACGCGGCGGGGCAGTTCGTGCTGAATCTGCTCGGCGAAAATCCGTCGGCGATGTTCAAGCATTTCGGCCGCGGCTTCGCGCTGGAGGAGGACGCCTTCGCAGGGCTGGCGGTTGAGGCGGTCCCCGGCGGCGTGGCGATTCCCGATCGCGTCGCGCGGTTGAGTGTGGCGGTGCGGCAGAAGGTCGACGCCGGCGATCATTGGCTGTACGTGGGTGAGATCATCGATGCCGACGGCGGCGCGGACGGCGCGAAGCCCTACGTGCATCTGCGGAAGAATGGGTTGTCCTATTAG
- the guaD gene encoding Guanine deaminase, which yields MSGNERAMSDSGHERWMALAIEQARVSIAGGQSPFGAVVVRDGRLVVAAHNEVWHRTDPTAHAEVVTIQKASAALKTIDLSGCVMYSSCEPCPMCASAIHWSKLDAVYYGATIADAQRAGFTELTLPIEDVYRIGQSSVKAVPGVMQAECAKLFDEWLAHKGHRVY from the coding sequence ATGAGCGGCAACGAGCGAGCGATGAGCGACAGCGGGCACGAACGATGGATGGCGCTGGCGATTGAGCAGGCGCGGGTGAGCATCGCCGGCGGGCAGAGTCCGTTCGGCGCGGTCGTCGTGCGCGACGGCAGGCTGGTCGTCGCGGCGCACAATGAAGTGTGGCATCGCACCGATCCGACGGCCCATGCCGAAGTGGTCACGATCCAGAAAGCGTCGGCGGCGTTGAAGACCATCGACCTGTCGGGATGCGTGATGTACTCCAGTTGCGAGCCGTGTCCGATGTGCGCATCGGCGATTCACTGGAGCAAGCTGGACGCGGTGTATTACGGCGCGACGATCGCCGACGCTCAGCGTGCGGGCTTCACGGAACTGACGCTGCCGATCGAGGATGTCTATCGCATCGGGCAAAGCAGCGTGAAGGCCGTGCCGGGTGTGATGCAGGCCGAGTGCGCGAAGTTGTTTGACGAATGGCTGGCGCACAAGGGGCATCGGGTATATTGA
- the dapE_1 gene encoding Succinyl-diaminopimelate desuccinylase, producing MLDFPAVRNQAARYQPAMVKFLRDIVAIPSQTGIEGRVIARIRQELKKVGAYDRVWTDKFGNLLAKIGTGKRLIAIDAHVDTVGVGNPSEWKHDPYKGKVAKGIVYGRGAGDQKGAVPAMVYAGRIIRDLKIPTKDYTLLLTFTVAEEDCDGLCWQYLVKEGGIRPEAVVVTDSTNCRILRGQRGRMEIGVTVRGKSCHGSMPHKGDNAVYKMSRVVREIESLNTRLRDHAFLGKATITVSYIDCKTPSLCAVPDQAYIHLDRRLTVGDTKASAIAEVKAAMKKAGVAGEVKIVRYDKPTYTGLVYPTENFFPTWCEEENAPQVAAAVDTYAALFGERQKPGRWTFSTNGVSIAGLYGIPCVGFGPAPEAVAHTVNDSVPIEHMVKCAAFYASFANVYCKRKAGK from the coding sequence ATGCTCGACTTTCCCGCGGTTCGCAATCAGGCGGCTCGATATCAACCCGCCATGGTCAAATTCCTCCGCGACATCGTCGCCATCCCGTCGCAGACCGGCATCGAAGGCCGCGTGATCGCGCGGATTCGACAGGAGCTTAAGAAGGTCGGCGCGTATGACAGGGTCTGGACCGACAAGTTCGGCAATCTGCTCGCGAAGATCGGCACCGGCAAGCGGCTGATCGCCATCGATGCGCACGTCGACACCGTCGGCGTCGGCAATCCCTCCGAGTGGAAGCACGATCCGTACAAGGGCAAAGTGGCGAAGGGCATCGTCTATGGCCGCGGCGCGGGCGATCAGAAGGGAGCCGTGCCGGCCATGGTCTATGCGGGCCGGATCATCCGCGACCTGAAGATTCCCACCAAGGACTACACGCTGCTGCTGACGTTCACCGTGGCGGAAGAAGATTGCGACGGGCTCTGCTGGCAGTACCTGGTGAAGGAGGGCGGCATCCGGCCCGAGGCGGTCGTCGTGACGGATTCGACAAATTGCAGAATCCTGCGCGGCCAGCGCGGGCGCATGGAAATCGGCGTCACCGTGCGGGGCAAGTCGTGCCACGGCTCGATGCCGCACAAGGGCGACAACGCCGTCTATAAGATGTCGCGCGTCGTGCGCGAGATTGAATCGCTCAACACGCGACTGCGCGATCACGCCTTTCTCGGCAAGGCGACCATCACCGTCAGCTACATCGACTGCAAGACGCCCAGCCTCTGCGCCGTCCCCGATCAGGCCTACATCCATCTCGACCGGCGGCTGACCGTCGGCGACACCAAGGCGTCGGCCATCGCCGAGGTGAAGGCGGCGATGAAGAAGGCGGGCGTGGCCGGCGAGGTGAAGATCGTCCGCTACGACAAGCCGACTTACACCGGCCTCGTCTATCCGACGGAGAACTTTTTTCCCACATGGTGCGAAGAGGAGAATGCGCCGCAGGTCGCGGCGGCGGTGGACACCTATGCGGCCCTGTTCGGCGAACGGCAGAAGCCCGGCCGCTGGACCTTCAGCACCAACGGCGTGTCGATAGCGGGGTTGTACGGCATCCCCTGCGTCGGCTTCGGCCCCGCGCCGGAAGCAGTCGCCCACACGGTGAACGACAGCGTGCCGATCGAGCACATGGTGAAGTGCGCGGCGTTTTATGCGTCGTTTGCGAATGTGTATTGCAAGCGCAAGGCAGGGAAGTGA
- the rbsC gene encoding Ribose transport system permease protein RbsC codes for MKYLSWDLMVRGRMVVVLLLLIAAAASLTDGVFLQPDNLVNVARQISLEAMIAFGMTLIIITGGIDLSVGSVVALAGVVAAIAMRAAGGESAGTIVVGALAACGTGLAGGAASGAIITRFALPPFIVTLALMLVARGLAFIFCGGEPIYEGLPQSLLWLGRGFVFENVLGRRLPVPVMLMAMVFAASWLLLARTVMGRCVIAIGCNEEAARLAGIPVRRTKLFVYVLTGGLAGLVGLLHDGKLMAADPKIGEMWELNIIAAVVVGGTSLFGGRGGIPGTLVGALIIGVLNNMLNLMGVQHFWQKIVLGLVILAAALLDAAMARLGRR; via the coding sequence ATGAAGTACTTGAGTTGGGACTTGATGGTTCGCGGTCGGATGGTGGTGGTGCTGTTGCTGCTGATCGCGGCCGCGGCATCGCTCACCGACGGCGTGTTTCTTCAGCCCGACAACCTCGTCAACGTCGCACGGCAGATTTCTCTCGAAGCGATGATCGCCTTCGGCATGACGCTGATCATCATCACCGGCGGGATTGACCTTTCGGTCGGTTCCGTCGTCGCGCTCGCCGGCGTCGTAGCGGCGATTGCCATGCGCGCTGCGGGCGGCGAATCGGCCGGAACCATCGTCGTCGGCGCGCTGGCGGCCTGCGGGACGGGCCTTGCCGGCGGCGCGGCCTCCGGCGCGATCATCACGCGCTTCGCCCTGCCGCCGTTCATCGTGACGCTCGCGCTGATGCTCGTGGCGCGCGGGCTGGCATTCATCTTCTGCGGGGGCGAGCCGATCTACGAAGGGCTGCCGCAGAGCTTGCTCTGGCTGGGCCGCGGGTTTGTTTTCGAGAACGTGCTCGGTCGGCGGCTGCCCGTGCCTGTGATGCTGATGGCGATGGTGTTTGCGGCGTCGTGGTTGCTGCTCGCGCGGACCGTGATGGGCCGCTGCGTCATCGCCATTGGCTGCAATGAAGAAGCCGCTCGGCTGGCAGGCATTCCCGTGCGGCGAACGAAGTTGTTTGTCTATGTGCTCACCGGCGGGCTGGCCGGGCTCGTCGGGCTGCTCCATGACGGAAAGCTCATGGCCGCCGACCCGAAGATCGGCGAAATGTGGGAGCTGAACATTATCGCGGCTGTCGTCGTTGGCGGGACGAGTCTCTTCGGCGGGCGCGGCGGCATCCCCGGCACGCTCGTCGGCGCGCTGATCATAGGTGTGCTGAACAACATGCTGAACCTGATGGGCGTGCAGCACTTCTGGCAGAAGATCGTACTCGGGCTGGTGATCCTCGCGGCGGCATTGCTGGACGCGGCGATGGCGAGACTAGGAAGAAGGTAG